The Halomonas binhaiensis nucleotide sequence ATACCCCCAAGCCCAAGCCACGCCCCAAGCGTCCGTCGGGAAAGAAAGGCAATTCGCACAAAGGCAAACAGGGTCCTAAGGGCAAGAAGCGCTGATCAAGCTGCTCCCACACCTTCCTCGATAAGCGGTCAGCGAAGTCGCGTCAGCAACCCATCCAATATCCCGAACACCATGGTCCGGATGCGCATCCACCGAGGTCTGCGCATCCACTCCTCCAGGGTGATTTCCTGACTCACCTGAAATTTTTGCTCGAACAATTGCTGCACCTCGGCAGCGAGAAGAACGCTCTCGATCTCCTGGTTGGCCTCCAGGTTCCAGTGCAGGCTCCAGTGATCGAAGTTGCAGGAACCAAGGCTGACCCAGTCATCGGCCAACACAAACTTGGCGTGAATGAAGCATGGCTGATATTCATAGATACGTACTCCCGCTCGCAAGAGTCCCGTGAAGAAACGCTGGCTGGCATAACGAATGCCAGGGTGGTCATGGCTCTGCCCTGGCAGCAACAGGCGCACATCACCCCCCCTTCTGGCAGCGCTTCGCAAGCGCCGGCGCAGGCTGCGGGTCGGAGCGAAGTATGGTGTGCATAGCCACAGGCGGCGTTTGGCAGAAGAACTTCGCACCAGCAAGGAATAGCGGATGGCCTGAAAGCGATAGCCCTGCCCCCAGATGACTCTCCCTCGCACCCCGCTAACCGACCCCGGGGAAGATGGCCGCGGAGTTATCCGTGGCGCCTGCTCTCCTCCTCGCGTCAGCGGTGACTCCCAGACCTTCAGGAACAACCTCACCCAATCCGCAACCACGGGTCCTTCGATACGTATCGCGACTTCGAACCAGGAATTGAGAAACGCATCCACTGCACCGAACCCTCCGGTGAAGGCAATACGCTGATCCACTACCACCAGCTTACGATGATCACGGCTGATATTACGCGTGAGATTCCAACCCAGAGGATTGAAGTCACGCAACCACACTCCATTATCAGTGAGACGCTGCCTGTCGGCCGCGGACAGCCCCATGGAACCGAAGCCATCCAGCACCAGATAAACATCGACGCCACGATGAGAGGCCGAGACCAAAGCGTCAATCACACGGTTGGCCAGCACACCGGACTCCATCAGATACAGTTCGATCAGCAGGCTTTCCCTAGCCCCTTCCACGGCTTCCAGCAACGCAGGCATGAAGCGCCTTGCCTCCGGCAGCAACGTGACGTCATTCCCTTCCTGCCAAACCCCTCTCTCCCTCCGGGTTCTCATGCCGTCGGCTCCTTTTACTGATCAGCCGCTCATGTGTTCCTAAGAAATCGCTGAATAAATCAGCAGTGTTTCCCTGATGCTGCCGAGGTCACTTACGACCGCTATACTGGCGACACTTGATGCCTGTTCAGACTGCTTCCACGGATGGACTCTTATGCTTGACCTGATTCGCACTTCACTTTTCCATCCGCTACGGTCTCCACTACGCCACCTGTTAGCGGCATGGACGGAAGTGCGTCTCTCCGAACCCGCTCCGCAAGCACTCGGCCTCGATGCCACATTGCCCACCATCTATGTGCTGCCACGCCCTGCGCTGAGCGATGCGCTGCTGCTGGAAGCATTCACCCGCCAGCATCACCTTCCGCCAGCCAAGGGTAGACTAGAGCTGGATAATCTCAGTGTACCGTGCTGCATGGCATTGCCTGCACCGCGTTCGCGCTGGTGGCCCGGAAGCAAGGCCGCAGAAGCCCCTTTCGCGGAACTGATCGAAAGAGGCATCGATGTCCAGCTGGTACCTGTCAGTGTGTTCTGGGGCAGGGCTCCGGGCAAGAATTTCGGTTTCTGGCAGCTACTTGCCGCTGATAGCTGGCAGCTCACCGGACGCCTGCGCCGTGCACTTTCCGTACTGGTCAATGGTCGCGATGTGGAAATTCAGTGGGGAGCGCCATTGAGGCTCACGGAACTGAGCAAGAATGACGCTGGCACGTTGGATCCCGCTCGAACCCACCGCAAGGTGGCACGTTTGCTGAGGGTCCACTTTCGCCGCGTCAAGACCCGCGTGCTGGGACCTGACCTGTCCCACCGCCGCACCCTGATTCAAGGTGTGATATCCAGCCCTGCCGTGCATCAGGCGATTGCCGAGACTCATGCAGCAGGCAATGGCTCACGTCGTACCGATCTCTCTCGGCTCAAGCGACGTGCCGCACGCTATGGCAATGAAATCGCATCCAGCATGACCTATCCCGTTCTGCGCTTTCTTGCCGGCATATTACGTAGACTGTGGAATCGTCTGTACGACGGCGTCGAGGTAACCGGATTGGACAAGGTCAAGGCACTGGCCGGAGACCACACCTTGATCTATGTGCCCTGTCACCGCAGCCATATCGATTACCTGCTGCTCTCCTACGTGCTCTATCGGGATGGCCTGATGCCACCGCATATCGCAGCAGGACGTAATCTCGATATGCCGCTGGTAGGCCCGCTGCTACGCCGTGGTGGCGCCTTCTTCCTGCGTCGCAGCTTTCGTGACAACCGCCTGTACGGCGCAGTATTCACCGAGTACCTGCACCGCCTCCTTGCGCGAGGCTACCCTATGGAATACTTCATCGAGGGTGGGCGCTCACGCAGTGGACGCATGCTTCCCCCTCGCCCCGGCATGCTAGCCATGACGCTGCGCTCCTTTCTGCGTAGCCAGCAGGAGCACGCTCAACCGATGGTCTTCGTACCCATCTATATCGGTTATGAGCGTATCCTGGAGAATGCCAGCTACCAACGTGAGCTGGGTGGAGGCCGCAAGCGCAAGGAAACGCCACTGGCCCTGATCAGAACGCTTGGTCGCCTGCGCGAGCCTTATGGACGTGTATCCGTCAATATCGGAGAGCCGCTGGACATCGCCACATTCCTCGACGACAGCCATCCTGGCTGGCGCGATATTCCTCCCCCATCTGCCGATGACAAGGCCGACTGGTTCAAGCAAGCCATACCGACGCTAGGTGACACCATCATCAAGCGGATCAATGCCGTAGCGGCACTCAACCCCGTCAACCTGGTCGGCCTGGCATTGCTGGCCACACCGCATCGTGCTCTGGAAGTCTCGACGCTACGCAGCCAGCTCGACATTCTGAAGGCCATGGCCCTTCTGACCCCCGGTTCAACCTTGCCGGAAGGCTCAGCAGCAGAGTGGATCGAGCATGTCATGCAGCTGGACATGATCGAACAGCGACGTCAGACACTGGGGGACATTGTCACAGCCAATGCCCAACAGGCTGCTCTGCTGGGATGGTACCGGAACAATGTGCTGCACCTGTTTGCCTTGCCAGCCCTGGTGGCATTTGCCTTGTCCAACGACACTTCCCACGACGGTGGCTGGTACCGGCTTGATGACCTGGAAACCTTGCTGGCACCGCTGTGGCCGATACTGGCCCGGGAACTGTCGGTGTCGACAGGCAATGATCTGCGCGCTCAGATTGCCGGCATTCTCAATACGCTGGTCGAGCTTGAGCTCGTCGATGAAAGCGTGGCGGGATACATGCCGATGGATGGCCTGCAGGAACGGGAGTCCCTGCACCTGCTTGGCGGCATGATCCAGCCATCTCTGGAACGCAATACCCTGCTGCTGGAAGTGTTGCTGGAAGCAACACCCGGCACCCTGAAGCGTGATGAGTTGTGTGAACGTGCCCGGGGACTCGCCGAGCGCCTGGCGGTACTGACCGGGCGCGAAGCGCCGGAGTTCTTTGACGCACGCCTGTTCGAAGGGCTGGTCGACAGCCTGGTCAAGGAAGGCTGGGTATGGATGGCAGAAGAGCGCTTGATGTTCGACGAACACCTGCGTGAAACAACACAGCGAGTTGCATACCTGCTGGACCCGGCATTACGTCAGCGCCTGGCGCTGATCCACCATGGAGGAGATGCTGGCAATTCGGCGGATCAAACACCCGTCAGTGACTGATGCACGTAGATATCATATCGACTGGTCTTCTCTTCCAGCTGGTGACGAGGTTCAGGCCCGTCGATGGGAGGCGCCTTGCGCGGACGCTTGACCACTACCCGATGTGTCGCGACATCCAGTGCAGCTTCGAGCAACCGAGGGGCATCATCATCCGTCCCGGCCAGCTCTCGAAACAGGCGCATTTCCTTCTTCACCAGCGCGGACTTGTCGCGGTGAGGGAACATGGGGTCCAGATGGATGACCTGAGGCGCGAAACCACTGGCTTCGACCAAGGCTGACAGGTGTTGCGTGCTGTCACCATGCCTCAGTTGCATGCGAGCAACGATCTCGGCTATCTCTGGATCAGTGGCTGCCCGCATCAAACCGTCTTCGAGCAAGGCAGCAATGGCTGCTACGCGCTCGATCATCAGCACCTCCGCCCCTAACGTAGCCAGCACGAAAGCATCACGCCCCAACCCAGCAGTGGCATCGACAACCGAAGGAGTCACTCCCTTGGCCAGGCCGCAGGCCCGAGCCACCAATTGCCCCCGTCCGCCGCCAAAACGACGTCGGTGCGCAGAACGTCCAGCAACGAAGTCGACCCATAACGGGTTGCCATAGACCTTGCTATCGCCTCCCAGCACCAGGCGCCCTTCAGCGTCACGCGCCAGGCTCAAGCCAGCCTGAGGATCAGGATCAATGGAAAAACGCTGGGCCAGCTCTCCCAGCCCCTCACCCAGAGCAACTCTCATCGTGCTTTCTTCCAGGCCACCTGATCACGCAGATAGACCGGTTGGACATCGTGGGGGCACTGAATGTCACCCGCGTCGAAAGCATCCGCAGCCAGCACCGCCATATCGGCAGCAGCAGGATCGACATCCGTTAGACACAACCCCAGCCCTGCCTGTACCTCTGCCGGCATGGCATCCCACAGCGACCACCCAGAGCCCAGCCCGACCCAGTCGTGGTCGTCATGTCCCTTGGGGAATTTCAGCCGCTCTGGCGGCAACACAGCCTCTTCCATCAACGCCACAGGGCGGTTTTCACGAATATGCCACGCCGCGGCATAAACCTCGTTCATGCGTGCATCCAGCGCAGTGAACAGATAGCGATACTGATGGCGCAGGAAACCACCCAGGGCAAGCGCCTGCAAGGTAGAGACACCAATCAACGGGCGTCCCAGTCCATAAGCCAGCCCCTGGGCAACTCCTGCCGCAATACGCAATCCGGTGAATGAGCCCGGCCCACGTCCATAGCACACAGCATCCAGTTCGGATGCCTTGACCCCTGCCTCAGCCAGGACTTCATCAATCATCGGCATCAGCTTGCGAGTATGCTCTCGTGGTGTCAGCTCGAAACGCGAGATGATCTCGTCATCGCCATTCTGGCGACGCAGCAATGCGGCGGAACAGGCGCTGGAGGAAGCATCCATAGCCAGAATCAGGGACATGTCGGAAACCCCAGAAAATCAAATGTGGGCGCATTATAAATGACTCTGGCCCGCCAGGGCGGGCCAGATGAGGACACAATTGAGGCTAGAACACTCGTCTGTGCCTCAGCCTTCCAGAGCGTTCAGCACCTGCTGTGTGATAGCCTCGACACTGCCGACGCCTTCCACACGATGGTAGCTCGGTGCATTGGCCTGATCCTTTGCCGCCCAGTCCTTGTAGTAGCCGACAAGCGGTTCGGTCTGCTCGTGATATACCGACAGACGATGACGTACAGTACTTTCCTGGTCGTCTTCGCGCTGGATCAGTGCCTCACCAGTGACATCATCCTTGCCATCTTCCTTCGGCGGATTGTGCTCGACATGATAGACGCGACCGGAAGCCGGGTGGCAACGACGCCCTGCCATACGGCTGACGATTTCCTCATCATCCACGGCAATCTCCAGCACATGATCAATCTTCACTCCGCCATCCTTCATGGCGTCGGCCTGTGGAATCGTGCGCGGAAAACCATCGAACAGGAAGCCCTTGGCACAATCCGGCTGAGCAATGCGCTCCTTGACCAGGGCAATGATGATGTCATCGGACACCAGCCCACCAGTGGTCATGATTTCCTTGACCTGCAGACCCAGCTCAGAACCTTCCTTGACTGCGGCGCGCAGCATATCCCCGGTAGAAATCTGGGGAATACCGTAACGTTCGCAGATGAACTTGGCTTGGGTACCCTTGCCGGCACCAGGGGCGCCCAACAGGATCAAACGCATTAGTGTTACTCCTATGAATGTCAGAAATATGAATGACAGAAATGAGTCAATGAAGAAATGAGATTTGGCGAACGATACCCGGGCCAGGGGGCCGACACAACCAACGAAGCGCTGTGACCACCACCAAATATTTCCCAATCACATTAATATCATACAGTTATAAAAAATATTGCACTTTGGTCCCGACTGCATATCTCAAGTCCTGTCTGGTACCAAACAAGGCATCAGACAGGGCTGCCAGCAAGACCGGGCCATAAGGCAACAAATAGAAACGGCGCCTTGCGGCGCCGCTTCTACAGCTATTGCCCGAACAGCAATCGGCTAGCCACTCGAGGTATCACAGCAACAGACGACGGACATCGCCCAGCAGTTGTCCCAGCAGAGTGGTAAAGCGCGCTGCGTCGGCGCCATTGACCGCACGGTGATCGTAGGACAGGCACAGCGGCATCATCAGGCGCGGCTGGAAGGCTGTACCATCCCATACCGGCTTCATGGAAGCCTTGGATACCCCGAGGATACCCACCTCCGGCGGATTGACGATCGGTGTGAACGCCGTACCGCCGATAGAGCCCAGGCTGGAGATGGTGAAACAACCACCCGTCATCTCTTCGCGCTTGAGCTTCTTGGTCTGTGCCTTCTTGGCCAGCTCCACAGACTCCTTGGCCAGGTCGATCAGCGACTTTTGATCCGCATTGCGGATCACCGGCACCATCAAGCCATCCGGGGTATCCACTGCGATACCGATGTGGATGTACTTCTTGTGCACCATGGTCTCGCCGTCGGCCTTGAGGCTGACGTTGAACTGCGGATACTTCTGCAGTGCATAGGCACAAGCCTTGATCATGAACGGCAGCGGTGTCAGCTTGGCGCCCTGGGCTTCTGCCTCGGCCTTCATCGACTTGCGGAAGGCTTCCAGCTCGGTGATGTCAGCTTCATCGAATTGCGTCACATGGGGGATGTTGACCCAACTGCGATGCAGGTTCATCGCGCCCATCTTGAGCAGGCGGCCCATGGGCTTCTCTTCTACTTCACCGAACTGGCTGAAGTCCTGGTCAGGAATCGGCGGGATGCCGTTACCACCACTTGCCGCAGCTGCAGCAGGCTTGGCTGCACCAGACATCACCTGTTTGACGTAGTTCTGCACGTCATCCTTGATCACCCGGCCCTTGGGACCTGTCGGAGTGACCAGACTGAGGTCGACACCAAGCTCGCGAGCCAGCATGCGAACGGCGGGACCTGCATGGACATTCTTGCTCGGCTTACCGGTCGCTTCGGCAGGTGCCGGTGCAACCGCTTGAGCCGCGGCCTGTTGAGGTGCTGCTGCCTGCTGAGGTGCCGCTGCCTGCTGAGGTGCCGCGGACTTCTTCACGACACTCCCAGCGACTTCGATATAACCGATCAGATCGCCTTCGGAAACCGTGTCACCTTCCTTGACGGACAGCTCGACCACCTTGCCCTTGAAGGGGCTCGGTACATCCATGGAAGCCTTGTCGGACTCCAAAGTGATCAGGGCGTCTTCGACATCGACTTCATCGCCAACGGCGACAGCCATCTCGATGATCGGTACATCGCTGGAGCCGGACAGATCCGGCACCCGGATTTCCTGGCGGCCGCCAGCAACTTCCTCGACCTCTTCCTCGGCCGCCGGCGCCTCTGCCGGAGCAGCAGGGGCAGCCGCTTCAGGAGCCGACGCAGGTGCTGATTCAGCCGCTGCGCCACCACTGACTTCCATGCTGCCGATCAGATCGCCCTCGGAAACCGTATCGCCTTCCTTGATTGCCAGACTGATCAGCTTGCCGGCATGGGGACTAGGGACATCCATGGAGGCCTTGTCGGACTCCAGAGTGATCAGGGTATCTTCCGCCCCGACCTCGTCGCCCACACTGACCGGTACCTCGATGATTTCCACATCGCTGGAGCCGCCCAGGTCAGGCACGCGAATCTCGACAGTCTGACTAGCAACCGGAGCTGCTTCGGCAGGAGCCGGCGCAGGCTCGGCAGCTGGAGCGGCAGGAGCCGCTGCAGGTTCCGGCTCGGCCTGGGATTGTGATTCAGCAGTCGCGCCTTCGACTTCCAGCTCGACGATGTCATCACCTTCGGAAACCTTGTCGCCTTCGGAGATCAGCACCTTGACGACCTTGCCGCCCTTGGGCGCAGGCACGTCCATGCTGGCCTTGTCGGACTCCAGGGTGATCAGGGTGTCTTCCGGGGCGATGACATCGCCAACTGACACCGCGACTTCGATGACTTCCACATCGGTATCACCACCGATGTCGGGAACTTTGATGATTTCGCTACTCAAGGTCGCGCTCCTTCAAACTCTTGACGGGGGCGAGCCCTCGGGGGCTCGCCATGCCACGGGATCTCGGCGCCTCACACCTCAAGCGGGTTCGGCTTGTTCGGATCGATAGCGTACTTCTTGAGGGCTTCGGCCACGACCTTGCGATCTATCTCGCCACGATCGGCCAACGCCTTGAGCGCTGCCACGGTGACGTAGTAACGATCCACTTCGAAGAACGCACGCAGCTTCTCGCGGGTATCGGAGCGACCATAGCCATCGGTACCCAGCACGTGGTAATCAGTCGGCACCCATGCACGCACCTGGTCAGCATACAGCTTCATGTAATCCGTAGAAGCGATGGCCGGTCCCTTGCGTCCTTCCAGACACTTGGTAACGTGCGGCTTGCCAGGCTCAGCTTCAGGGTTGATGAAGGCCTGACGATCCAACCCCAGAGCCTCACGGCGCAGCTCGTTGAAGCTGGTGACGCTCCAGATATCGGAACCGACGCCCCACTCCTCGGCCAGCATAACAGCGGCAGCCTCGACCTCACGCAGAATGGTGCCGGAGCCCAGCAGCTGGACGTGGCCATTCTTGCCTTCGGTTTCGCGGAGCAGGTACATGCCCTTGATGATATCCTCGGCAGGGATATTCTCCAGCTCAGGATGCTCGTAGTTCTCGTTCATCACTGTCAGGTAGTAGAAGCAGTTTTCCTTGTCGGAGAACATGCGCTTCAGACCATCCTGCACGATGACAGCAACCTCATGGGCATAGGTCGGATCGTAGGTACGGCAGTTCGGAATCATTGCCGCCTGCAGCAGACTGTGGCCATCCTGGTGTTGCAGACCTTCGCCATTCAGCGTGGTACGACCGGCAGTACCGCCGACCAGGAAACCGCGCGCCTGCAGATCACCTGCCGCCCAGGCCAGGTCACCGATACGCTGGAAGCCGAACATCGAGTAGTAGATGTAGAACGGCAACAGTGTGCAGTTGTTGTTCGCGTACGATGTCGCCGCCGCCATCCAGGCGGACATGGCGCCCGCTTCGGTGATGCCTTCCTCGAGGATCTGACCCTTCTGGTCCTCGCGGTAGAACATGATCTGGCCTTTGTCGACGGGTTCGTACTTCTGGCCTTCGGAGGTGTAGATACCCAACTGGCGGAACATGCCTTCCATACCGAAGGTACGCGCCTCGTCCGGGATGATCGGAACCACCTGCTTGCCGATCTTCTTGTCCTTCACCAGGCCGTTGAGGACACGCACAAAGGCCATGGTGGTGGAAATCTCACGACCCTTCGAGCCGCTGGTCTGGGAAGCGAAGGTCTTGTCGTCGAGAGGCGGAATTTCCAGTGCCTCGAAGTCGCTACGGCGCTGCGGCAGATAGCCACCCAGACGCTCGCGCTGGAGGTGCATGTACTTCATTTCCGGGGAATCATCCTCCGGCTTGTAGTACGGCACATCCTTGAGCTGCTCATCGGAAATCGGGATGCCGAAGCGATCGCGGAAGCGCCTGAGCGCTTCGTATTCCATAGTCTTGACCTGGTGCGCTTCGTTGGCGGCCTCACCATCGCCACCACCCATACCGTAGCCCTTGACGGTATGCGCCAGAATTACGGTCGGACGGCCATTGGCATTGGTCGTTGCCTCATGATAGGCCGCGTAGACCTTGAACGGATCGTGGCCACCACGGTTAAGCTTCCAGATGTCCTCGTCGGACATGTCCTTGACCAGCTCAGCAGTCTCCGGGTACTTGCCGAAGAAATGCTCGCGAGTGTACGCGCCGCCATTGGCCTTGTAGTTCTGGTAGTCGCCGTCGACCGCCTCGTCCATGCGCTTCTGCAGGATACCTTTCTTGTCCTTCTCGAACAGCGGATCCCATAGACGTCCCCAGGTGACCTTGAGCACGTTCCAGCCAGCGCCACGGAACACACCTTCGAGCTCATCCATGATGCGCGAGTTGCCGCGTACCGGACCATCCAGACGCTGCAGGTTGCAGTTGATGACGAAGATCAGGTTATCGAGCTTCTCGCGGCTGGCCAGGTGGATGGCGCCCAGAGATTCCGGCTCATCGCACTCACCATCGCCCATGAAGCACCAGATCTTGCGATCCTGCATATCATGCAGTTCACGAGAATGCAGGTACTTCATCACGTGAGCCTGATAGATGGCCTGAATCGGTCCCAGCCCCATGGATACCGTCGGGAACTGCCAGAAATCAGGCATCAGCCACGGATGCGGATAGGAGGACAAGCCATCGCCATCGACTTCCTGACGGTACTTGTCCATCTGCTCCTTGGTCAGGCGACCTTCAAGGAAAGCACGAGCGTAGATGCCAGGAGCCACGTGACCCTGGATATACACCAGATCGCCTTCGAAATCGCCGTTCGGAGCACGGAAGAAGTGGTTGAAGCCCACATCGTACAACGTCGCGGAGGACATGAAGCTCGCGATATGCCCACCAAGTCCAGGATTCGCACGGTTGTTGCGAATGACCTGGGCGATCGCGTTGTAGCGAATCAGTGAACGGATGCGACGCTCCATGAAGAGATCGCCCGGCATCGGGGCTTCACGGTGCACCGGGATAGTATTGCGATGCGGTGTCGTAACCGAGAAGGGAACCTGCATGCCATCACGGCGATAGCGGTCGGCCAGCCGCGTCATCAGGTAACGGGCGCGGTCCTCGCCCTCGCGATCCAGTACCGATTCCAGGGCGTCCAGCCATTCCTGGGTTTCGACCGGATCGAAGTCTTCTCTTGAACCAAGACTCATAGAACGTCTCTCCGAATGACGATGTGGGGGTCATTTGCCCCGCGATCGAGGCCAATGAGCGAGCGGAGAAAGGATCAGACTCTCATACCGCTGCGCAACGTCAGGCATGTAGTAATTTTACGAGATTTTCGTATCTTTCCGATGACTCGATGGCAGAAAGATACCGTAAACACCTGGGGCTGCCAATTGAAGCAGACATGGAAATATTTTTCAATACCGCCATATTGCACTGCAACACAACAACTTAGCCGCCTCTATCGCTCAGCAAATCGACGCCAGACAAGAACTTGTAAACAAACTAACGTTTGACAGCCATTGTCCTCGCGCAATATGCAAATTCGCTATTCATTGCTCTAACTCAGGGCATGCAAGACATTGACGCAAATATGCCCAGTCAAATGCTGGACCTGGATCAGTCTTGCGTAGTGGAGCTACACGGGCATGACTGGTGACACGCTGAGGGGTAATGTCCGGATAGCTCAGGAACAAGGTGTGGAGCACCTTGACCAGACACTGGTACTGAGCATCACTGTAGGCCGAAATTTCATCTCCCTCGAGTTCAATGCCAATGGAAAAGTCATTGAGCTCTCGGCGCCACCGGCGACCATCGAACCACCGCGAACGTCCTGCATGCCAGGCCCGGGCTTCAAAGGGGGCAAATTGAACGCATTCTCCATCACGCAGGATCAGAAGATGAGCAGATACCTGAAGTCCAGCAATGGTGGCGAAGTAAGGATGGGCCTCGCCATCAAGACGGTTGGTAAACAAGCGCTCTATGTCATCACCACCAAACTGGCCTGGCGGCAGGCTGATCGAGTGCAGCACTACTGCTGATACTTCTCCCTCGGGGCGCTGGTTTACATTGGGGGAAGGCACACAACGCACCCCTTCCAGCCAACCGTTAACGGATTTCATTGAATAACTCCTTGGAGAAAGGCGAATGCACCAGCAGATGCATGATGACAGCGACTTGCCCCGGCACGCCGGTGCCATCTCCTTCGTTTCCTTACTGGTTACAGCATGCGCGCCACAGACTTCAACATGAGAGAATTCCGGCCACCACTGTGCAGATGGAGCCGACACCCCAGCAGTGTGCAACATAGAGGCTCGCACAGGCATTTGTTAACCCCCTATAATGTCGCCTTCACGTCTTGCAGGACATAGCCCCATGCATTTTCAGGATGCCCTTGCCGAAGAAATTCGCAATAGTGCCGCCCGCATGCTCTCAGAGGATGTCGGCCCCATGGACATCACCGCTCAGTTGATTCCCGAGCAGAGCCAGGGCCGAGCCCGGGTCATCAGCCGCGAACCCGCCGTTCTGTGTGGTGTTGCCTGGGTCGATGAACTATTTCGACGCCTCGATCCACGGGTAGTTCTGACATGGCACGCAGCGGATGGCGATCGCATTCAAGCCAACCAGCCATTCCTTGAGCTGGAAGGCCCTTCACGCAGCCTGTTGAGTGGCGAGCGAGCGGCCTTGAACCTGCTGCAGACACTTTCTGCCACCGCAACACGCACGCGTCACTACGTCGACCTGCTGCAGGACACCGGCGTCAAGTTGCTGGACACTCGCAAGACCCTGCCCGGCATGCGTGTGGCCCAGAAGTATGCTGTTGCCTGCGGAGGCGGTACCAATCACCGCATTGGTCTGTTCGATGCCTTCCTGATCAAGGAAAACCATATCGCCGCTTGCGGTGGCATTGCTGCAGCGGTCCAGGAAGCACGCAACATCGCCAAGGAACTGACCGTGGAGGTCGAGGTAGAGAATTTTGACGAGCTGGACCAAGCGCTCGAAGCAGGCGCGGATGTCATCATGCTTGACAACTTCTCCCTGGATGAGATGCGGGAAGCCGTCAGGCGCACAGCCGGCCGCGCCACTTTGGAGGCCTCCGGCAATGTCGACGAAACCACCCTCAGGGCCATTGCCGAAACCGGTGTGAACTGCATCTCCAGTGGCGCCCTGACCAAGGATGTAAAGGCCATCGACCTTTCCATGCGCATGGTGGAAGAGTCCTGAGCAGGTAAGCGGACAGCAGTCGCAACACGCACCCTCTCCTTCAGTGCAGTTCAGCAGCGCGTCACTTCATGAGAGATTCTTGCTCATGTTGTGACGCGGCAGACGTTCTCCAGCACGTTCGACCCATTCCACGCCATGGCTGTCCCAGCCATGGCGCATCAGGTACTCAGCCAGTCCGAGGCTGGCGTCAATCGTCATGCGCACGGCCCCGCCTTCACGCAGGTTGCACTCGGCCAATGCCAACAGGGAACGACCTATACCCATCCCTGCCAACGATGGCCAGACATACAGCATCTCGACATTGGCCTTTTCCATATCCAGCTCGACAAAGCC carries:
- the nadC gene encoding carboxylating nicotinate-nucleotide diphosphorylase, with product MHFQDALAEEIRNSAARMLSEDVGPMDITAQLIPEQSQGRARVISREPAVLCGVAWVDELFRRLDPRVVLTWHAADGDRIQANQPFLELEGPSRSLLSGERAALNLLQTLSATATRTRHYVDLLQDTGVKLLDTRKTLPGMRVAQKYAVACGGGTNHRIGLFDAFLIKENHIAACGGIAAAVQEARNIAKELTVEVEVENFDELDQALEAGADVIMLDNFSLDEMREAVRRTAGRATLEASGNVDETTLRAIAETGVNCISSGALTKDVKAIDLSMRMVEES
- the ampD gene encoding 1,6-anhydro-N-acetylmuramyl-L-alanine amidase AmpD codes for the protein MKSVNGWLEGVRCVPSPNVNQRPEGEVSAVVLHSISLPPGQFGGDDIERLFTNRLDGEAHPYFATIAGLQVSAHLLILRDGECVQFAPFEARAWHAGRSRWFDGRRWRRELNDFSIGIELEGDEISAYSDAQYQCLVKVLHTLFLSYPDITPQRVTSHARVAPLRKTDPGPAFDWAYLRQCLACPELEQ
- the aceF gene encoding pyruvate dehydrogenase complex dihydrolipoyllysine-residue acetyltransferase produces the protein MSSEIIKVPDIGGDTDVEVIEVAVSVGDVIAPEDTLITLESDKASMDVPAPKGGKVVKVLISEGDKVSEGDDIVELEVEGATAESQSQAEPEPAAAPAAPAAEPAPAPAEAAPVASQTVEIRVPDLGGSSDVEIIEVPVSVGDEVGAEDTLITLESDKASMDVPSPHAGKLISLAIKEGDTVSEGDLIGSMEVSGGAAAESAPASAPEAAAPAAPAEAPAAEEEVEEVAGGRQEIRVPDLSGSSDVPIIEMAVAVGDEVDVEDALITLESDKASMDVPSPFKGKVVELSVKEGDTVSEGDLIGYIEVAGSVVKKSAAPQQAAAPQQAAAPQQAAAQAVAPAPAEATGKPSKNVHAGPAVRMLARELGVDLSLVTPTGPKGRVIKDDVQNYVKQVMSGAAKPAAAAASGGNGIPPIPDQDFSQFGEVEEKPMGRLLKMGAMNLHRSWVNIPHVTQFDEADITELEAFRKSMKAEAEAQGAKLTPLPFMIKACAYALQKYPQFNVSLKADGETMVHKKYIHIGIAVDTPDGLMVPVIRNADQKSLIDLAKESVELAKKAQTKKLKREEMTGGCFTISSLGSIGGTAFTPIVNPPEVGILGVSKASMKPVWDGTAFQPRLMMPLCLSYDHRAVNGADAARFTTLLGQLLGDVRRLLL
- the aceE gene encoding pyruvate dehydrogenase (acetyl-transferring), homodimeric type, which produces MSLGSREDFDPVETQEWLDALESVLDREGEDRARYLMTRLADRYRRDGMQVPFSVTTPHRNTIPVHREAPMPGDLFMERRIRSLIRYNAIAQVIRNNRANPGLGGHIASFMSSATLYDVGFNHFFRAPNGDFEGDLVYIQGHVAPGIYARAFLEGRLTKEQMDKYRQEVDGDGLSSYPHPWLMPDFWQFPTVSMGLGPIQAIYQAHVMKYLHSRELHDMQDRKIWCFMGDGECDEPESLGAIHLASREKLDNLIFVINCNLQRLDGPVRGNSRIMDELEGVFRGAGWNVLKVTWGRLWDPLFEKDKKGILQKRMDEAVDGDYQNYKANGGAYTREHFFGKYPETAELVKDMSDEDIWKLNRGGHDPFKVYAAYHEATTNANGRPTVILAHTVKGYGMGGGDGEAANEAHQVKTMEYEALRRFRDRFGIPISDEQLKDVPYYKPEDDSPEMKYMHLQRERLGGYLPQRRSDFEALEIPPLDDKTFASQTSGSKGREISTTMAFVRVLNGLVKDKKIGKQVVPIIPDEARTFGMEGMFRQLGIYTSEGQKYEPVDKGQIMFYREDQKGQILEEGITEAGAMSAWMAAATSYANNNCTLLPFYIYYSMFGFQRIGDLAWAAGDLQARGFLVGGTAGRTTLNGEGLQHQDGHSLLQAAMIPNCRTYDPTYAHEVAVIVQDGLKRMFSDKENCFYYLTVMNENYEHPELENIPAEDIIKGMYLLRETEGKNGHVQLLGSGTILREVEAAAVMLAEEWGVGSDIWSVTSFNELRREALGLDRQAFINPEAEPGKPHVTKCLEGRKGPAIASTDYMKLYADQVRAWVPTDYHVLGTDGYGRSDTREKLRAFFEVDRYYVTVAALKALADRGEIDRKVVAEALKKYAIDPNKPNPLEV